A window of Chitinophaga sp. MM2321 contains these coding sequences:
- a CDS encoding FecR domain-containing protein, giving the protein MTSDFEHLLENFLQGELTPEELKVFLAGTEDQDNLEVLRRVLAEKLHQKAYSGLSGSADIDRMFRQMQEKAKMQEQNEAEIIPIRSTRKYLQFTKVAAAVMLLIGITAYFWSRYTPSSPLAQKDKKSELKKDVMPGGNRAVLTLSNGAKIVLDSASNGMLAQQGNSSVVKLSNGQLSYQQNGGASREILYNTMSTPRGGQYKLILPDGTQVWLNASSSVTYPTAFAGKERKVDVVGEAYFEVVQNAEMPFKVTANGVAVNVLGTHFNVNAYGDEATTKITLLEGAVRITKGTATTLLKPGQQAQVSRSNEIKFNDGVEVEEAVAWKNGLFWFNGVDLPGIMRQLSRWYDIDVAYEGEIPHRHFSGHVFRHLNLSEVLKILELSHVHFRIEGKKLIVTP; this is encoded by the coding sequence ATGACGTCGGATTTCGAGCACTTATTGGAAAACTTTCTGCAAGGTGAGCTAACACCGGAAGAATTAAAAGTGTTTTTAGCAGGTACAGAGGACCAGGATAACCTGGAAGTCCTGCGCCGCGTTTTAGCCGAAAAGCTGCATCAGAAAGCGTATAGTGGCTTGTCGGGGTCCGCTGATATTGACAGAATGTTCCGGCAGATGCAGGAAAAAGCAAAAATGCAGGAACAGAATGAAGCTGAAATTATACCTATACGGTCAACACGGAAATATTTACAGTTTACAAAGGTTGCTGCAGCCGTTATGCTGCTGATTGGCATTACCGCCTACTTCTGGAGCCGTTATACGCCCAGCAGCCCGCTTGCCCAAAAGGATAAGAAATCTGAATTGAAAAAGGATGTAATGCCAGGCGGCAACAGAGCGGTGCTGACTTTATCAAATGGCGCAAAAATCGTACTGGACAGTGCTTCCAACGGGATGCTGGCACAACAGGGGAACAGCAGTGTGGTAAAATTGTCAAATGGACAGTTATCTTACCAGCAAAATGGCGGGGCTAGCAGGGAGATCCTGTATAATACTATGAGTACGCCGCGTGGAGGCCAGTATAAACTGATCCTGCCGGATGGTACACAGGTATGGCTGAATGCATCTTCGTCAGTCACCTATCCAACTGCCTTTGCCGGCAAGGAAAGAAAGGTGGATGTGGTGGGAGAAGCCTATTTTGAAGTAGTGCAAAATGCAGAGATGCCTTTTAAAGTAACCGCAAATGGCGTAGCGGTAAATGTATTGGGCACACACTTTAATGTAAATGCCTATGGCGATGAGGCCACCACAAAAATTACGTTACTGGAAGGTGCGGTAAGGATAACAAAAGGTACGGCTACCACTTTACTGAAGCCTGGCCAGCAGGCACAGGTATCCAGGAGTAATGAAATAAAATTTAATGATGGGGTAGAAGTAGAAGAAGCCGTAGCCTGGAAAAATGGCCTGTTCTGGTTCAACGGAGTAGACCTACCCGGTATCATGCGGCAGTTATCAAGATGGTATGATATTGATGTAGCCTACGAGGGAGAGATACCCCACCGGCACTTTTCCGGACATGTATTCCGTCATCTCAATTTATCTGAAGTATTAAAAATATTAGAATTAAGCCACGTTCATTTCAGAATAGAAGGGAAAAAACTGATAGTAACACCATAA
- a CDS encoding ABC transporter permease, which produces MIRNFFKVVYRNLLRNKGFSAINIAGLAVGMAAAILILLWIQDEQSYDEFHKNKDRIYEVWNRVPFDGKVSCWNTVSALTARALEKDLPEIARTVRVNTNDNMLFSVGDKKLMKSGMTVDTGFLQMFSFPMLKGNPSTALYDIHSVVLTEKTAKSLFGHEDAMGKIIKIDNRDNFTVTGILKDPPNNTRFDFEYLLPWSSLKYREGEDWGWSDNSTPTYVMLKPNATYAAVAPKIKGLKQQYSDEAKKIKWELFIYPLHRWRMYSSFTNGVEDNGGRSTFVKIFGIISGLILLIACINFMNLSTARSEKRAKEVGIRKVVGAQKSSLISQFIGESVFIAFLAGIVAIIIVQISLPSYNQLTDKKLFLNFGSIYTWVAFIGFILFTGLLAGSYPAFFLSSFQPVKVLKGTFKKANALVTPRKILVILQFTFATMLIICTIIVKQQIDYARDRETGYNKDNLIYHFMTGDIPKNYALIKNELLESGIATSITRTNSPLTERWSNGWGQNWEGKDPDDKTSFDRYLSDEGLGTTAGLQFIEGRDFDLKKFPTDSTGLIINESALKTMKFKDPIGKIVSDLGIDWHIVGVIKDFILTSPYEPTRPILICGAKSSFMSFKVIQIKLNGHNATAQNLKKVAAIFKKYNPEYPFEYKFVDEAYAEKFDNEQRQGTLAALFAGLTIFISCLGLFGLATYMAESRIKEIGVRKVLGASITNITTLLSKDFVKLVIISFVIAAPLSYWSMYKWLQDYEYHVSIQWWVFAAACFLSVAIAILTVSYQSIKAALVNPVKSLRKE; this is translated from the coding sequence ATGATTAGAAATTTCTTCAAAGTCGTTTACCGGAATCTTCTGCGTAATAAAGGATTTTCGGCAATCAACATTGCAGGTCTTGCAGTAGGCATGGCTGCGGCGATCCTTATTTTGCTGTGGATACAAGACGAGCAAAGCTACGATGAGTTTCATAAAAACAAAGACAGGATATACGAGGTATGGAATCGTGTACCATTTGATGGCAAAGTCTCCTGCTGGAATACCGTATCTGCATTGACGGCCCGCGCACTGGAAAAAGATCTGCCTGAAATAGCGCGTACCGTAAGGGTAAACACGAATGATAATATGCTCTTTTCAGTTGGTGATAAAAAATTAATGAAGTCGGGAATGACGGTTGATACCGGTTTTCTCCAGATGTTTAGTTTCCCGATGCTGAAAGGAAATCCGTCCACCGCCCTGTATGATATACATTCAGTAGTGCTTACTGAAAAAACAGCCAAAAGTTTATTCGGCCATGAAGACGCCATGGGGAAAATTATAAAAATTGACAATAGAGATAATTTCACTGTTACCGGCATTCTAAAAGATCCTCCTAATAATACAAGGTTTGATTTTGAGTACCTATTGCCCTGGTCATCCTTAAAATACAGGGAGGGAGAGGATTGGGGCTGGAGCGATAACAGCACCCCTACCTATGTGATGCTGAAGCCAAATGCAACCTATGCTGCTGTGGCTCCTAAAATAAAAGGATTGAAACAACAATACAGCGATGAAGCAAAAAAGATAAAATGGGAGCTGTTTATTTACCCGCTTCACCGCTGGCGTATGTATTCAAGCTTCACCAATGGTGTGGAAGACAACGGCGGTCGCAGCACATTTGTAAAAATATTCGGTATCATCTCGGGGTTAATATTATTGATTGCCTGCATCAATTTTATGAACCTGAGTACTGCAAGAAGTGAGAAGCGGGCGAAGGAAGTAGGGATACGAAAAGTAGTGGGCGCCCAGAAAAGTTCTCTCATCAGCCAGTTTATCGGGGAATCTGTTTTTATCGCCTTCCTGGCAGGTATTGTAGCTATCATTATTGTTCAGATAAGCCTACCCAGCTACAACCAGCTTACAGATAAAAAACTATTTCTAAACTTTGGCAGTATCTATACATGGGTGGCATTTATCGGGTTTATCCTGTTCACGGGTTTATTAGCCGGCAGTTATCCCGCATTCTTTCTTTCATCTTTCCAGCCCGTTAAGGTGTTAAAAGGTACATTCAAAAAAGCAAATGCATTAGTAACGCCAAGAAAGATACTGGTCATATTGCAGTTCACATTTGCCACCATGCTTATCATCTGCACGATTATCGTAAAACAACAGATAGACTATGCCCGTGACCGGGAGACAGGGTATAACAAAGATAATCTCATTTACCATTTCATGACGGGCGATATACCCAAGAACTATGCATTGATAAAAAATGAATTGCTCGAATCAGGTATTGCAACATCCATTACAAGAACAAACTCCCCGCTTACGGAGCGGTGGAGCAATGGCTGGGGACAGAACTGGGAAGGAAAGGACCCGGATGATAAAACATCTTTCGATCGGTATTTATCTGATGAAGGACTGGGTACTACAGCAGGGTTACAATTTATAGAAGGCCGTGATTTCGACTTAAAAAAGTTCCCTACTGATTCAACGGGGCTGATTATAAATGAATCGGCACTGAAAACAATGAAGTTCAAAGACCCGATTGGCAAAATAGTAAGTGACCTTGGCATTGACTGGCATATTGTAGGGGTTATAAAAGATTTTATTCTTACCAGCCCTTATGAGCCAACAAGACCGATATTGATATGCGGTGCCAAGAGTAGCTTCATGAGTTTTAAAGTGATACAGATAAAACTAAACGGGCATAATGCTACTGCTCAAAACCTGAAAAAGGTAGCAGCTATTTTCAAAAAATACAACCCGGAATATCCCTTTGAATATAAGTTCGTAGATGAAGCCTATGCGGAAAAATTCGACAATGAACAACGCCAGGGGACTTTAGCCGCTTTATTTGCAGGACTTACCATTTTCATTTCATGCCTTGGTTTATTTGGTCTTGCTACATATATGGCAGAAAGCAGGATAAAGGAAATTGGTGTGCGGAAAGTATTAGGCGCATCTATAACAAACATTACTACTTTATTATCCAAAGATTTTGTAAAGCTGGTCATTATTTCATTTGTAATAGCAGCGCCATTATCATATTGGAGTATGTATAAATGGTTACAGGATTATGAATATCATGTCAGTATTCAATGGTGGGTATTTGCGGCGGCATGTTTCTTATCAGTAGCGATTGCCATATTAACGGTCAGCTACCAGTCTATCAAAGCGGCATTAGTGAACCCGGTGAAAAGCCTGAGAAAAGAATAA
- a CDS encoding RNA polymerase sigma-70 factor has translation MLPTSLYTESELVQKVAGGDEAAYKELFTRYWDQIYSTAFMFTKSPEMSEDMAQEVFARIWVKREKLKDVIRFDAFLFITARNLIFDQLRQKVFTYEYGQYLTEYFKDPSLSPVDNIELKEMEKIIREGISSLPRQQQTAFCLSRFQGLKHEEIAVKMGISRESVKSHIVRAIASLRKHLGQHAAPVLVFIMLQL, from the coding sequence ATGTTGCCAACCAGCTTGTATACTGAGAGCGAGTTAGTCCAGAAAGTAGCCGGGGGGGATGAAGCAGCTTATAAAGAATTATTCACACGTTACTGGGACCAGATTTATTCCACCGCGTTCATGTTTACCAAATCTCCGGAGATGTCCGAAGATATGGCACAGGAAGTATTTGCCAGGATCTGGGTAAAGCGTGAAAAGTTAAAAGACGTCATCAGGTTCGATGCTTTCCTTTTTATAACCGCCCGGAACCTGATTTTTGATCAGCTTCGCCAGAAAGTGTTCACGTATGAATATGGACAATACCTGACAGAGTATTTTAAAGACCCCTCTCTTTCTCCCGTTGATAATATTGAATTAAAGGAGATGGAAAAAATTATCCGCGAGGGCATTAGCTCACTACCCCGCCAACAACAAACTGCTTTTTGTCTCAGCCGCTTCCAGGGCTTAAAACACGAAGAAATCGCCGTGAAGATGGGCATCTCCAGGGAAAGCGTTAAAAGCCATATTGTAAGGGCGATCGCCAGTCTCCGGAAACATCTGGGACAACATGCAGCACCGGTACTTGTCTTTATAATGCTGCAATTATAA
- a CDS encoding TonB-dependent receptor, translating into MKITSILLLGICLQVSAKVYPQKITLSEKKAPLEKLFREIKLQSGYLFFYDPDVIKKTQPVDINVDKAGLEEVLAICFRNQPLEYTISNKIIIVNPKTANLESSSMLAPPPVDISGKVVDEAGNPLPGASVKIKGSSKGASADANGNFNLQIPDNKAVLIVSFIGYESQEVAATGGQMSIVLKREDTQISDIVVIGYGTSKKSDLTGSLSYVSSKDFEDQPVTRLDQALQGRATGVQVTTTSGSPGGDVRIRIRGSNSLTGDNSPLYVVDGFVGADFNNINTEDIASIVVLKDASSTAIYGSRGANGVIIITTKTGKSGKMQVNLMTRLSTSEVIGRYDVMNAADFAETVNARDLALTPPGGGYTPRFSDAEIQGFRQKGGTDWQDEIFRSGIGKEYQLGFTGGSEKTTYLINGNYLNQEGIIRNSDFKRYSIRSNVASQITDKFSLRLNFTGIRRENHNSSGTGARGSSLGQALAWAPTTPVYAPNGQYTIKDPTSSIFSNPVAINEQSDNRNDRTNVNLIGGVRYQFLPELSLDIQGGINYTNDQYKGFAGPAITANTPSASRASNENILIQNTNNLTYKKVFNDVHNLEVTGVLETQQSKGTGFDVSVNGLTYPDLKYNNMALSVSSQVGSGYGEWSLLSFLGRVNYDYKDKYFVSASIRRDGSSKFRGKNKFSTFPSAAVGWKLSEEPFLKDLNIFQNLKLRGSWGLTGNQGINPYATLSAYTTNLDDAGMVFNGAAGTIVSGIALGNPGNLDLKWETTEQINAGIDVEIFQGAVTLTADYFVKNTRDLLLNQPVPGYLGGNSILSNVGNMQNKGWEFSVGVNAFARRDFNWNSSFNVSFVKNTLVSLGEDREEIRFDEFILRPGEPIGTFFGYKYLGTYKAKDAADAARYGLKPGDARYLDVNDDGKYDEDDYQIIGHALPKTSLGWNNTFTYKNFGLNVFVQGLYGMDKLNYSYAYGMLGSTDAKEILFSDIKNRYIPGVNETSDIPGFSSAPSNSEAQSSRFIERADFLRLKNLSLSYDFKRVQLKNIASARLFISATNLLTFSNYRGIDPEANSNQSEGLTWNGYVADTQQGLDQGAYPNAKVYTIGLNVTF; encoded by the coding sequence ATGAAGATAACCAGCATTTTATTACTAGGTATTTGCCTTCAGGTGAGCGCCAAAGTATATCCCCAGAAAATAACCCTTTCTGAAAAGAAAGCGCCCCTGGAAAAGCTTTTCAGGGAGATCAAGCTACAGAGCGGGTATCTCTTTTTTTATGACCCCGACGTCATTAAAAAGACACAACCAGTTGACATTAATGTAGACAAAGCCGGCCTGGAAGAGGTGCTGGCCATTTGCTTCAGAAACCAACCGCTGGAATACACGATCAGCAATAAGATCATTATTGTTAATCCAAAAACAGCGAACCTGGAATCCTCGTCCATGCTGGCGCCACCACCTGTGGACATCAGTGGAAAGGTGGTAGACGAAGCGGGAAATCCTTTACCCGGGGCTTCCGTAAAGATAAAGGGGAGCAGCAAAGGCGCTTCGGCTGATGCCAATGGAAATTTCAACCTGCAGATTCCCGATAACAAGGCCGTTTTGATCGTTTCTTTCATCGGCTACGAAAGCCAGGAAGTGGCGGCTACAGGCGGGCAGATGTCCATTGTTTTGAAGCGGGAAGACACGCAGATAAGTGACATCGTAGTAATTGGATACGGTACTTCAAAGAAAAGTGATCTCACAGGGTCATTATCTTACGTTTCCAGTAAGGATTTCGAAGACCAGCCCGTTACCCGTTTAGACCAGGCTTTACAAGGCAGGGCAACCGGTGTTCAGGTAACCACTACTTCCGGTTCTCCCGGTGGTGATGTGCGTATCAGGATAAGAGGTTCCAACTCCTTAACAGGCGATAATAGTCCGCTGTATGTGGTAGACGGCTTTGTAGGGGCAGACTTTAATAATATCAACACAGAAGATATCGCTTCTATTGTTGTCTTGAAGGATGCTTCTTCTACTGCTATCTATGGCAGCAGGGGCGCTAATGGTGTCATCATTATCACTACCAAAACGGGCAAGTCCGGTAAGATGCAGGTAAATCTCATGACCAGGCTCAGTACTTCAGAAGTGATTGGCCGTTATGATGTGATGAATGCCGCAGACTTTGCGGAGACCGTCAATGCCCGCGACCTGGCACTGACACCTCCCGGCGGTGGATACACACCGCGCTTTTCTGATGCAGAGATCCAGGGATTCCGGCAAAAAGGCGGAACAGACTGGCAGGATGAAATTTTCAGATCCGGCATAGGAAAAGAATACCAGCTTGGTTTTACAGGAGGTTCCGAGAAAACCACCTACCTGATCAACGGTAATTATTTAAACCAGGAAGGTATTATCCGCAACTCGGATTTTAAGCGTTATTCTATCCGCTCTAACGTTGCTTCGCAGATTACTGACAAGTTTTCTCTCCGGCTTAATTTTACCGGTATCAGAAGAGAAAATCATAATAGCAGTGGTACCGGAGCAAGGGGCAGTTCTTTAGGACAGGCACTTGCGTGGGCGCCTACAACGCCTGTTTATGCGCCTAACGGACAGTATACCATCAAAGATCCCACCAGTTCTATCTTCTCTAATCCGGTAGCGATCAATGAACAATCCGATAACCGAAACGACAGAACGAACGTAAACCTGATAGGTGGAGTACGTTATCAGTTTTTGCCGGAATTATCCCTGGATATTCAGGGTGGTATCAACTATACCAATGATCAGTACAAAGGATTCGCTGGCCCTGCCATCACGGCTAATACGCCTTCGGCTTCCCGTGCTTCCAATGAAAATATCCTGATACAGAACACCAATAACCTGACCTATAAAAAGGTATTTAATGATGTTCATAATCTGGAAGTGACCGGGGTATTGGAAACACAACAATCCAAAGGAACCGGTTTTGATGTATCAGTGAATGGGCTTACTTATCCCGATCTGAAATACAACAACATGGCACTTTCCGTTTCCTCTCAAGTGGGTTCCGGTTATGGTGAGTGGAGTTTGTTATCGTTCTTAGGTAGGGTTAACTATGATTATAAAGATAAATATTTCGTGTCTGCCTCTATTCGCCGCGATGGATCTTCCAAATTCCGCGGAAAGAATAAGTTCAGCACCTTCCCGTCCGCAGCTGTTGGCTGGAAATTATCTGAAGAACCGTTCCTCAAAGACCTGAATATTTTCCAGAATTTGAAATTAAGAGGTAGCTGGGGCTTAACGGGTAATCAGGGTATTAATCCTTATGCAACCCTTTCTGCCTATACCACCAATCTGGATGATGCGGGGATGGTATTCAATGGCGCAGCCGGTACGATTGTTTCCGGTATTGCTTTGGGTAATCCGGGTAACCTGGATCTGAAATGGGAAACAACCGAACAGATTAATGCCGGGATAGATGTGGAAATTTTCCAGGGAGCCGTTACGCTGACTGCCGATTATTTCGTAAAGAATACCCGTGATCTATTGCTGAATCAGCCTGTACCAGGCTACCTGGGTGGCAATTCCATTCTGTCGAATGTGGGTAATATGCAAAACAAGGGATGGGAGTTTTCAGTGGGTGTGAATGCATTTGCCAGAAGGGATTTCAACTGGAATAGTTCATTCAACGTCTCTTTTGTAAAAAATACATTGGTAAGCTTGGGCGAAGACCGGGAGGAAATACGGTTTGACGAGTTTATATTAAGACCAGGCGAACCTATTGGTACTTTCTTTGGCTATAAATACCTGGGCACCTATAAGGCTAAGGACGCAGCCGACGCGGCAAGATATGGCCTTAAACCAGGCGATGCCCGCTACCTGGATGTGAATGACGATGGGAAGTATGACGAAGATGATTACCAGATAATAGGACATGCATTACCTAAAACTTCTTTAGGATGGAATAATACTTTTACTTACAAAAACTTTGGGCTGAATGTTTTCGTGCAAGGATTGTATGGCATGGACAAGTTAAATTATTCTTATGCTTATGGTATGCTGGGAAGCACGGATGCTAAAGAGATCCTGTTCTCTGATATCAAAAACCGTTATATTCCTGGCGTAAATGAAACATCCGATATCCCGGGTTTCAGTTCTGCACCTAGTAATTCCGAAGCGCAAAGTTCCCGCTTTATTGAGAGAGCAGATTTCTTAAGACTGAAAAATCTGAGTTTATCTTATGATTTTAAAAGAGTACAGTTGAAAAACATTGCATCGGCAAGGTTATTTATCAGTGCTACCAATCTGCTTACTTTTTCCAATTACCGCGGCATAGATCCTGAAGCCAACTCTAATCAATCTGAAGGGCTTACCTGGAATGGATATGTAGCTGATACCCAACAGGGGTTGGATCAAGGGGCCTATCCTAACGCGAAGGTCTATACGATTGGATTAAACGTAACATTTTAA
- a CDS encoding RagB/SusD family nutrient uptake outer membrane protein, which yields MKKYMVFLFCGLLVSCSKFLEESPKGLVQGSAAIADVTGLEAALTGSYKGLARTWSRGFINSSTQGFGMGGDDLTTLFGGNKAEFRQIDQFAVTSSNGHIAMIWNGCYKTIQGANNVIENAPGIVPIAATDQATINQILGEAYYLRALSYYWLVRGFGPIPLLTKVEYVVTTELLNMTKSEPIDVYKVIESDLAIAETLVGNTKRDPGRPNKGTVKALMADVYLTEAGWPIKDASKYAMAASKAKEVIDNKATYGFELVDFAVLWAGNVTAIGTKEEVMAIHTSENYGGSTNSMAGAPTVPAEEGGWEDYHAEINFFNNFPAGKRKDITFYTVFHKADGTLVEWQNSIAKHPYYGKFRIEHNDRWYSSMPVHLMRYAHVLLIYAEAQARATGTPNADAYKALNEVRKRAGLGDAPTNLGGPAFADAVVMERAWEFAGEATTRWFDLIRLEKVEEANSNKNAADLQPIGTITKDDYWFPVPLGDASVNPNL from the coding sequence ATGAAAAAATATATGGTCTTTCTTTTTTGCGGGCTATTGGTGAGTTGTTCTAAATTTCTGGAAGAATCGCCTAAAGGGCTGGTTCAGGGCTCGGCAGCAATAGCTGATGTAACAGGATTGGAAGCTGCGCTGACCGGATCTTACAAAGGACTGGCACGTACGTGGTCCAGAGGGTTTATCAATTCCAGCACGCAGGGATTTGGTATGGGTGGCGATGATCTGACCACGTTGTTTGGTGGGAATAAGGCCGAATTCAGACAAATTGATCAGTTTGCAGTGACATCATCAAACGGCCATATCGCGATGATATGGAATGGCTGTTACAAAACGATTCAAGGCGCTAATAATGTCATTGAAAATGCACCGGGTATCGTTCCTATTGCAGCTACTGATCAGGCCACGATCAATCAGATACTGGGAGAAGCCTATTATCTGCGGGCTTTAAGCTACTATTGGCTGGTAAGGGGATTTGGTCCTATTCCACTGCTAACAAAAGTGGAATACGTTGTTACAACGGAGTTGCTGAACATGACAAAATCGGAGCCCATTGACGTATATAAAGTCATCGAAAGTGATTTAGCGATTGCTGAAACACTCGTGGGAAACACTAAACGCGATCCAGGAAGACCTAACAAAGGCACAGTGAAAGCCCTGATGGCAGACGTTTATCTCACAGAAGCCGGATGGCCGATCAAAGACGCTTCCAAATATGCAATGGCTGCCAGTAAAGCAAAAGAAGTGATCGATAATAAAGCCACCTATGGTTTTGAACTGGTAGACTTTGCCGTATTATGGGCTGGTAATGTTACCGCTATCGGTACAAAAGAAGAGGTAATGGCCATTCATACATCGGAAAATTATGGCGGATCTACCAACTCTATGGCGGGTGCTCCGACTGTTCCTGCGGAAGAAGGTGGCTGGGAAGATTATCACGCGGAAATCAATTTTTTTAATAATTTCCCCGCCGGCAAAAGAAAGGATATTACCTTTTATACGGTGTTCCATAAAGCAGATGGTACTTTAGTGGAATGGCAGAATAGTATTGCCAAGCATCCTTATTATGGGAAATTCAGGATCGAACACAACGACCGTTGGTATTCCTCTATGCCGGTGCATTTAATGCGCTATGCGCATGTGCTGCTGATCTATGCAGAAGCACAGGCCAGAGCTACCGGTACACCTAATGCAGATGCTTATAAGGCATTGAACGAGGTGCGTAAACGCGCCGGATTAGGAGACGCTCCCACTAATTTAGGAGGACCTGCTTTTGCGGATGCGGTAGTAATGGAAAGAGCATGGGAATTTGCCGGTGAGGCAACCACCCGGTGGTTCGATTTAATTCGTCTGGAAAAAGTAGAAGAAGCAAACTCAAATAAAAACGCGGCAGACCTTCAACCAATAGGGACTATTACCAAAGATGATTACTGGTTTCCTGTTCCATTAGGTGATGCGAGCGTCAATCCTAACTTATAA
- a CDS encoding AraC family transcriptional regulator — MQYLYENFTFPPDQSFTVRSDMLELKKYTTLKSHVNFEIALLENCTGKRFIGDHIEDFEGPELVLLGGYLPHCWQYYQAIDQMIQPQAIVIHFFPDFLGKELLEKPEAKELNKLFEKAAKGVLFSGQTIQRAKMVMQQMLFEKGLGRAALMLRLLDILTQSTTARILSSPYYNTIVTSSEAQKINKVFDYIFRNFKEDIGLHDVAGIIPMSTAAFCRFFKQKTNRTLTDFVKEVRIGHAAKLLLEGVHNVTEACYESGYNNISNFNKHFKRIKGLSPRDFMKQYEADTKSSAKTSQTK, encoded by the coding sequence ATGCAGTATTTATATGAGAATTTTACATTTCCACCCGATCAGTCTTTTACTGTTCGCTCCGACATGTTGGAGCTCAAAAAATACACTACGCTCAAAAGTCATGTAAACTTTGAAATTGCTTTACTGGAAAACTGTACGGGCAAACGCTTTATTGGTGACCATATTGAAGATTTTGAGGGACCTGAATTAGTATTACTGGGCGGCTACCTGCCACATTGCTGGCAATATTACCAAGCTATTGATCAGATGATACAGCCACAGGCTATCGTTATTCATTTCTTTCCCGATTTTTTGGGAAAAGAGCTACTCGAAAAGCCGGAGGCTAAAGAGTTAAATAAACTCTTTGAAAAAGCAGCGAAAGGGGTATTATTTTCAGGACAAACAATTCAGCGGGCAAAAATGGTGATGCAGCAAATGTTGTTTGAAAAAGGGCTTGGCCGGGCAGCGTTGATGTTACGACTGCTTGACATTCTTACCCAATCAACAACAGCCAGAATTTTGTCATCTCCATATTATAATACCATCGTAACATCAAGTGAGGCGCAAAAAATAAATAAAGTATTTGATTATATATTCCGAAACTTTAAAGAGGATATTGGATTGCACGACGTAGCAGGTATTATCCCTATGTCAACGGCTGCTTTTTGTCGCTTCTTCAAACAAAAAACAAACAGGACCTTAACTGATTTTGTAAAAGAAGTCCGTATCGGGCACGCCGCTAAACTATTGCTGGAAGGAGTTCATAATGTTACAGAAGCCTGTTATGAAAGTGGGTACAATAATATCTCCAACTTCAACAAACATTTTAAACGAATAAAAGGATTATCGCCGAGAGATTTTATGAAACAATACGAGGCAGATACCAAATCTTCAGCCAAAACTTCTCAAACAAAATAG